A segment of the Lolium perenne isolate Kyuss_39 chromosome 3, Kyuss_2.0, whole genome shotgun sequence genome:
aaaaaaaaattacataaaaatttgaaaaaattacataatctaGGCATTAGCCCACACATGCTCAATCAAATCATGCTGGAGCTGTGTATACATCGGTGAGTCCCTCATTTCGTTGTCCATCTGAATCCTGGCTGCTAGGCTTGGTGGTGCATGGTTGTGTATCGCAGGGCCGACATTGGAATCAACTGTCTCATAGATGTTCTCCAAATTTGTATCACGCTCatcgtcgatgatcatgttgtgcagaatgacacatgcacgcatgatcaACCCAAGAGTACGCCTCGAGTACGAGCGTCCCGGAATTGCTAGAATGTTGAACCTAGCCTTCAGCACTCCAAAGGCACACTCCACATCTTTGCGCCAAGCTGATTGAGCAGCAGTGAACAGTCGATGCTTTTCACTTTGTGGAAGAGTAACACCTTTCATGAACACCGGCCAGGAGGGGTAGATGCCGTCGGCAAGGTAGTAACCATAGTTGTACTCGTGTCCATTCACCGTGAAGTTCACTATGGGTGCTTCTCCCCTAAGCACATCAGTGAACAACGGCGACTGGTTGAGTacattgatgtcgttgttggaccCGGCCACTCCAAAAAAGGCATGCCAGATCCAACGATCATACGACGCAACGGCTTCTAAGATTATGGTAGGGTGTTTGATGTCTCCCCTTGTGAATTGACCGGCATGCGCCACTGGGCAGTTCTTCCactgccaatgcatgcaatcgatgctccctAACATGCCCGGAAAGCCACGCTCCTCGGCTTTGGCTAACAGACGCTGAGTATCCTCGACAGTTGGTCGACGGCAAAACTGTTCGTTGGCTCCGCCTCCTCGTTGAGCATCGCCTCCTCATACTCCGCCTAGAATGCACCGATCATATCACCCTCCATTCCGTCGCTCGAACTGCTGCTAGACGAAGACATGGCGTTGAGAGGAGTGGAAATGGAGAGTGGAGGAAATGAATTGAGGTGTGGAatgagtgaaaccatatggggggtatttatagggggtggggatgaaattttggggtttttggcttttttcgaattttttgagccagcaacggctaccccaacggctagctgaggtggacgaatcagatcgcgccacctcagctagccgttaccccctccctctcgccccgcctATCGCCCCGACCTGCCAACGCTGCCGCCTCCCTCTCGCCGCCCTCTCGCCCCCCTCTCGCCCCCAGCGCGGGCGGtagcgggcgctaccgccgggcgcccgcgccaccgccccgcgctctcgtctcgcctccctctcgcctccctctcgccccgacGCCGGCGCTACCGCCCCTCCTagcgcccgcgttggcaccagcctaatcCGTTTGCTCTAGGCTTGCGTGTCGTCCAATCCGTACATGTTGGCCCACCGGAACACGTAGGATGCCAGTCTCGTCTTCACTATCCACACTAACAGAGCTCCGATCAGCAAACTCAACCATGATATGATGGCCTTCTCCAACGAATCGCTCAAACCTCTGAACCTGGTCACAAACCGGCAATGAACTTCCGGCTCAAGAGAGAAGAGAACACTTCCTAGCTGGCTAGCTTACGTGGAGCGAGCAGGTGGCACGTCCTATTCGCCAGCCATTTCTGCGTCCTTCCATCGTAGGATGAGGACCAGGCAGCCACCGATAAGAACTTTCCTGCTTGGCGACGAGCAGCGAGCGGCTTTTGACCGGGGCACGTACGTGTACGCTGTTCGTCATGACCGTTCGATAGCGATCGAACGGCGAGAGCGACGGACACGGTTGGCGCCCAGCGCCCTTCCCGCAGGTCGATCTCCGATCATGCGCGTGGTCTACTTTCATAATCAGTCGTGGACTCCAATCTCCAACGATACTAACTACGATGAGATCTGCCCGTGCCCGGTGCTACTACAACCTGTCGGCTGGCTTGACTGGTTGGTTGCTTGTattttggccttcttgagcttgaCTAGCTATGTGCTGGAGCATGCACGTAGTACGGTTCCCATTACTCATGGGTCGCCATTGTTGAAAGCTCGGACacgcggtgttgatttctacgtgCTGGCCTGGTGTCTCTCCTGAAAATGAATATTTTGTCTGGGAGTCCAATAATTAACTACAGGAATGGCTCGGCAGCTGGAAACCCTCGGTGTAGGCTACatcgagggcagccctcggcgtagctcctcggGAAATATCCGCCTCGGCAGAGCCACGTGGGTCGTCGGCGCAGacccggccctcggcgtagctgcCAACATTTTTTtatcaatcaataccacatatatttatagtaacaaatagtacatgatagagatacatgaactgactccaacgattacaaaataaagtctaaaagatagtaacaaatcttcgaggtcttcaactTCTTTTTTCTTCCAGACCATAATCTTGTACTCTTCTTCGAAGGCGTAAAGATAGATGAATCTAACCATAGATCTGTAAATACCgacgaaagttctcccataattttttgagtcGCAAAGCAGTCattcaacatcggcaagagtaccaaaaccagtatgtcagggaataacaaccgactagctttgtcgtcgtcgatggagagccgagagtacgaatcaccattgtcgaggacgtagcagccgggacaaaaactacgaggataatcctcctcgcggcaacaacgacaaaagatccaaaatcgatctggcgaagcaagatctgaAAGCCCACACCTAGAGGATTGTAATctttcaacaccaccattgacgtcGGTAAGGAGATCGCGTCGTCGAACGAAAGCCCGAaaatcacttattgcagacgatgccatctccattgaggggaaaccaacaagaagacgACTACCAAAAACCAAACATAATCTCAACTGAAAACATTACTTTTACtgaaaactccacgcatagatcgggttccccacttcTCTCGACGCCGGCGAAGCCGATCGGAAGAGGGAGAACCGATCTATGGAGGAGGCTGAAGTGGAGGCGGGTAGGGTTTTGGAGAGGCGGCAACTATCTTTTCGCCTTTAATTTAATTTTGCATTCACTTCATCCCTAGCGAGGTAACAAAAGAAAGTTAAAATCCATAGTAGATAATGAATTTTGTGTCACTATTAAATCACCACCACCAtgttactccatctaatacacacgttCATCCACACATATTCTCCATGGTATCCTAGATACTTTGCTTATGTGGCATTATATTAAATGATGAAAGAGAGTGATGTTGTATCTTAGCTAAGATACAACTCTTGCGCAAAACCATAGGCAAAATGCATTGCTAGCTCAATCACATGCATGCATATTCCTAAAATTATTAAATGTAGATAGAACACTTAAGTTACTCCTCCATCTCAGTTTACTAGTGTCACGCCCCGAGATCGGGCCTAGACGAGACAGCCGCCGCGCGCCTATAAATCGAGAGGCTTATACTCGCGCAAGGCTAAAAATGCAGGCTAAAACCAGCACAGTGGATCTCGAGAAGCTCAAGTACAACATTTTTATAACTTTTGTTTATAGTTACACCAGAATTACAACTAGATTCTCTATTCGCTTCCCACATGCTGGTCCAGCCTAAACTTCCGATGATGGGGTCTTCCGTTAACGATCTCTGCGTCTAAAAAAACATGGGGGAGCTTGGATGAGTACGACAAGTCATACTCAGCAAACCGATTATACACAATCATATAAGATGTAAAATAGAAATGCTTTTCTAAAAACAAAAGATGATTAAAGTATTAAGCATATTAAAAATCATGGTGCCACACATGAAAGTAAGTTTCCCTGCCTGAGAATCACAGGGGTGAAATTCAcacttttacactctgcagaggggtacTCCGACATCGACAGCCTCAACTGGCACCACACAGATGCTAGAGGAGCAGAGCCCTTTAGCCCACTAGAACCCGGACACCTGAACCTACTGATGTCGATCGCTCCTACGGATCCATCATCGACACGTTCCACAACAGGGCCGTCCCTAGCGGAGAACTCAGTCAGTCCCATACCTGAATTGTGACCGGTACAATATGTTTACCTTCGTGTAGCGTGTGGTTCGATGACATCCATCCATGATCCATGTGCAGCGTGTGGTGGTCGAGGTCTTATTCTGAACCTACATGTATGTGCATCTGCAGCTCAAGCCATGTAGTCATGTACAGCTTTGCTAGATTACTTATTCACCAGGTGAGTCTTTGGCTTAATTGGTTTAGCTAGcctgtgaccggtgccatccgttgATATCGTTCGTCGTCGCCGTCCTTTGTGCAGCGGTAGCCCCTTTGCCTCTGGGGATCTTCCTGAGCACGCCAGAGTCCATCCGGGAGACTTGGGTCCGGAAATCGTGTGCGCCCTTCGCCACCAGGTGATCCACCTCGTGCTCGTACCGCTCGTACAGCGCCGGCACCGTCATGGTGCAGAACACAACTGCCAAAACACAAAACCGACAGAGTGAGACAGATCAATCTCTCGAGATTCAGCTATTCTGAAGAGCTAGCAACCTCTGAAGCTTCTGCAAGAAACTGAAAGTGTCAATTGCCTACCGATGTAGAGCAGGGTGAGGGAGCTGAAGCAGCTCGCGAACACTGACCCGATGTACAGAGACACCGCCGTCTGCAGTAACATGTGTATCAGATGCAGATCAGCCAGGCATTTACATGTGTATGTTGATAGATGATAATTTTCGTTGTCTGAAGTGAGTCAGCTTTACCAGGATGAACATCTTCAGGTCCTGTCCGCAAGCGATGTTGTAGAGCTTGTGCACGAACCAGTTGAGCCTCATGTGCAGGCCCAGGATCACCTGCCTCGTGGTTCTCTCTGACAGGACCATCTCCGGGATCCTTGGGACAGGCCTACATGAAGGTTGCAGTTGGCATCATAAAAAAAAACTTATTTCTGCCTAGGGTTTCAGAATAATATCGAAACTAAGTGCGGATGCTTAGTAGGCTGATTTGTTGTTCATTGGGTGGGCCTGATTAGTTACATGGGCTGGAAAAGTTGGTATAGTGTATTGCACTGAAACTCCAATACCTGAGACAAATACTGCAAGATTGAAGAATGGGTGCAATACGTACAAGTTGAGGAACGCGGATGCGTTGGTCCACAGGAAGAAGGTGACCATGGCGATCATGGCCGCGTAGCACACGAGCGTGAGAAAGTGGTACTCCGCCACCTCGAACAGGCCCCACGCTGCCGTCGCCGCGCCGAGGATCGACGCCGACACCTCCTTCCGCCTCCACAGGATGATGTCCGCCGCTGCGATGCATTACACAATCGAATTCAAGAAAGGTCACACTGGCCGCAACGTATTCAGTAGAGCCATGATCGATCGATCTAGCGTTGCGAGAATTGTGGCCTGGTGGTCACCTTTGCGTCCACCTAGGACGGCATGGAGAGGCCTCTCCCTGCCGAAGAGCCTCGGCGCCCtgtgcccacgttgcctagggtttcttgagcttatataatctcttgcccggatATCGCAGAAAtacatctaatacacgagttagggtttttccacctctctctgcttgcgccgccaacgtagcctactccatcccgcgcgccgacgtgcatcggcgaacgggagagcaggtctccaaaACCGCTcgcccttgcgatcctgtacgggagagggcgaattaggttttcgaGAAGCGTTGTGCGCGACTGctaaagctcttcatcacgggtcgccttccgtccaaatcGGCGATCGCCTACTGCCgtctcttcaacgccgtctacttcgacccgtcgtgcctgtcgtcaacaacgttgtcatcaacaacgttactgccgagacatcatctgctacacctccaccgccacctccacaagatcggtacgtgcgacatatctcgatctgtttaacgATGGATGTTCTGTTGTTTGCCTTGCTActattcatgttgattaatgcatctagtatgttcgagtttcacatgttagtagttgttgtcgtcatgtttaatattctggaaataatcatgaaaattgtgcctaattatccaacaactaCACCATCAAACTGCCCCAATAAGTCCATTTAAAACATCTAGCATGGTTATATTTTTGGTATCTGGATCAACCCAACTCTTTAGAGTACACAAATGGAGAAGATGATCCCAACATCAATTATTGCAGATCCTCTTTGCTCTAGGTTCTTAGCCATGCCGACACCCAAACACTTCTCTTGCAACTCTACGAAGGTGATCAAAAACCACATGCACCGCTCTTTGCACCTTTTCTTTATGTAGGGTTATCCATTCGTTCAACAACTAAGACAGACACAAAATAACATTAGCAAGATCCTTAGGCTGAATTCTTTGAAAACATGCAACATTTGTAGTTTTCCATAAATACCATAACAAACCAGCAGTTCCTATCAACGCAACAAGCTTAGTCATCCCAGAAAACTTAGAAATCCAGTTCCGACAGAAATCAAAATGATTCTTAGTTCTACAAACAACACCCAAAATACTCCCTACCACATTCCAGTTATACCTAGCCATAGGACAATAAAAAAATAATGATTTAGCGATTTCATATCCTCCACAAAACTCACAAAACCTAGAGCCCTTCCGCCCTCTTTTAATTAAATTACATTTTGTAAACATCATATTCTTAACCAAAAGCCAAACAAAATCTTCGATTTGAGAGGCAGTGATAGCCGCCAAATCATCTTATAAGCAAAAAAAAATCACTCTACGAGCTAACATAGTTGTATATTTATTTCGCCAAGAAGCTCCCCGACTTAGTTAATAACCAGCTTTCTTTGTCAGGTTCTCCTGAGAGGATTGTCTGACAACAGAAATCCAGAAATTTATTCCACAGTTCTATAGTCTCATCATATACGGAACATCTGAATCTAATACATTTGAAATCATGAGCAAAAACTTTAGCAACTGTTGTTTGATGAGTAAATGAAAGATTATAAATTCAAGGAAAAAAGGACATAGAGATGTTTTGCCTAACCCATACATCTTCCCAAAATCTAATTTTCTCCCATTCCCTAGAATTCTCTTACACCAACTATAGAACACATTCTTCACTTCCATCAAGCCAAACCAGAAGTGAGAGCACCTAACATAGTTTCTATCTTGATTAATAGTTCCGTATTTCACTTACTTAGTCATTATCCTCGGCTTCGAGTCTCCACAACCATTTACATTATAAGCTATTGTTCCTCAAATTTAAATTAGTAACACCCAGCCCTCCATGATATCTAGGATGACAAACATCGCTCCACTTAACTAAATGATAATTTTGACACCTTCTTTTTGTTGCCACGGAACTCTAGCTCTAAAAGTTCCATACACTTCAAAGCACCTTTAGGAACTCCAAGTAAGGAATGCATAAAATTTGGAATCGTTACTTAAGCAAGTCTCCGTAAGAATAATTCTACCTCCCACCGAAAGCATATTCCCCTGCCAACTTGGTGTTTTCTTTTCGATTTCCTCTTCTCGAGGTTTTCAATAAGAGTTACTTAGTACTTTATAATGCACAGGGATCCCTAAGTATCTAAAAGGGAAATCGCGAGCTTTGCAAGTGAATATATACTCATATTCTTCCGGTTTTTTCCTTAGCTTGCCTAAAACAAATTTTGCTTATAGGAAAATTAGTTTACAATGTTGAAAAGTGCATAAGATAATTTATAAGTTTCTTCCACTCTCCAAGTCATCCTCAAACATAAAAATCGTGCCATCAGCGTATTGTAGCATCGACAATGCACCTTCATAAAGCTCTTGAATTAAACCTTTGATGAAGCCTTGTTCAATAGCCCTCATAACCAGTGTAGCTAGAACATCTGATGTTAAAAAGGATAGGCCACGACAGACATTGTTGGAGACCTTTTCTAGTCTTAAAATAAGGACCAACTAAATCATTTACAAAAACATTAATACTTCCACCAATCACCACATGTTTAATCCAATTATTAAAAGCTACAGGGAAACCTTTTATTTCTAATACTGAAAACATAAAATTCCAATTAATTTTATCTATATTTTTTCAAAGTCAACTTTAAAAAGTACACACTTTTTTGTTGAATATAATGAATTGTTTCATGAAGCGCATCTACACCATCTAAGAAAAATCTGCCCTTAATAAAAGCTGATTGTATCTTAGAAATAACCTTATCAACCACTAGGATGGCTCCATTATTCAAAACTTTGGTGGAAAAATTGAACACAACATTCAAAAGACATATAGGTTTGTATTTTGTCTGCCCCCTTCCCTTTGGCAATAAGTATGATTGTCCCATTTGAATCTACAAATATTAACTTTTCCTTCATAAAAATCCGAGAACATCCTAAAGATATCATCAGCTAACAAGTCCCAAATATTCTGGTAAAACCCTATTAGAAAGCCATCTGGCCAAGACACTTTATTATGTTTGATGGAAAACACACCCTCTTCGATTTTTCCATGGaaaaacaacaattaattttagtTGAGATTCACGGATAGCACAGAGTTTACTGGGGAAAACAGGCGATAGCCCTACGGAACCAAACAAGTCTTCATAAAAACTAGTGGCATACTTTAATAAATTCTCACCCCGTGGATTATCCCTTCTT
Coding sequences within it:
- the LOC127321142 gene encoding protein ALP1-like translates to MTNSVHVRAPVKSRSLLVAKQESSYRWLPGPHPTMEGRRNGWRIGRATCSLHDTQRLLAKAEERGFPGMLGSIDCMHWQWKNCPVAHAGQFTRGDIKHPTIILEAVASYDRWIWHAFFGVAGSNNDINVLNQSPLFTDVLRGEAPIVNFTVNGHEYNYGYYLADGIYPSWPVFMKGVTLPQSEKHRLFTAAQSAWRKDVECAFGVLKARFNILAIPGRSYSRRTLGLIMRACVILHNMIIDDERDTNLENIYETVDSNVGPAIHNHAPPSLAARIQMDNEMRDSPMYTQLQHDLIEHVWANA
- the LOC127321143 gene encoding reticulon-like protein B9, which produces MYFCDIRARDYISSRNPRQRGHRAPRLFGRERPLHAVLGGRKAADIILWRRKEVSASILGAATAAWGLFEVAEYHFLTLVCYAAMIAMVTFFLWTNASAFLNLPVPRIPEMVLSERTTRQVILGLHMRLNWFVHKLYNIACGQDLKMFILTAVSLYIGSVFASCFSSLTLLYIVVFCTMTVPALYERYEHEVDHLVAKGAHDFRTQVSRMDSGVLRKIPRGKGATAAQRTATTNDINGWHRSQAS